A stretch of DNA from Methylomicrobium lacus LW14:
TTTTGCTGACCTTGATATTCAGGGTTTGTTTTGACGGGTTGCCCTTAATGCTGACGACCGGGATTTCATTTTTGGGGCTTTTGTAGCTAAAGCCCTCCTTGGCATCGCCGATCAGCTTACCGACAGGAATGTTAATGTTGCTGCCGCCTACGGCAACCTTCAAGTTTTGAGTTTGCGGGTTAAAGATATCGCCTGCACTGCGGTCGGCATTATAAATAAACGTTGCCTGCCATGAATCTTCCGATCCTTCATTGTCTTTGATGGACAGTTTGCTGATCCATAATCCAGTGGTTGGTGGCGCATTGGCTCCATCCAATGTCCAGGTAAACGGCTTGCAGGACACATAGGGTGCAGTAACTATTCTATTGACGACCATGGTCATTTCACTGGAAGGGGGGACGTCGAAAGTTTCGCCGGTAAATTTCTCGTTGAATCCATGTGTCCAGATAAAGTTGGCGCAGAGGTTCTCCGGATTAAATCTGCCCTTATGAAAAGTGACATAGAGACTTTTGTTACAGTCGTCTGTTGGGTCAAAGCTTGCCGTCAGTTGCCCCGAATCATCGGTTTTGAAAGTGTATGTTTTGTACGGGTGGAGTATGTCGGGGCGTACTGTCTCGCACTCCGTGGTGGGGTGGGGGTCTAATCGTCTGGAAAAACGAGAGAGCATGGTCTGCTCGCTGCCGTCAAAGGAATCAGAGCCCGTATAGGAAGCCGCGGCAATGCCTTGGGAAAACAGAATTTGGCAGGCAAAACAAATGGCTGTTGAGCTTGTGCGATAGAGGCTTTTGGGTTTTCCAGGGTGTTCATGATAATCATTTCTGGGTTTTAAACTATCAATAATATATTTAGTTAATTTATTGAATGCTTAAAATCGAAAAAAATCTATGGGCCATACTCGACTGATTTGCCCCCATTGATCAGCAAATTATTGATCTCAATTGATTTCGCTGTGATTAACAAATCCGGGGCAGTTGCTCGCCGCTGAATAAATCCAGAACCCGGCTGACGCCCATGACGTTTTCGAGCGTGACCGTGCCGCGGGGATGCGCCGCCTTAACCTGGCCTATCCGGCTAGCCTGCCGGCCGAGCGGGTGCCGCCGCAAAACGGACAAGGTCTGTTCGGTCTGTTCTTCGGGAACGAATGCAATAAACGCGCCTTCATTGGCGATATAGACCGGGTCGAAACCCAGTATCTCGCAGGCGCTTTTGACGTTACTGTTAACCGGTAGCATAGCTTCCCTGATTTCGATGTGTTGCCGCGCCGTCGCGGCCAGTTCTATCAACGCGGCCGCCAGGCCGCCTCGGGTCAGGTCGCGCATGCAATGGATTTCGATCCCGGACGCGAGCAAGTCTTCGACGAGTCCTGAAAGATCGGCGCAATCGCTCTCGATCTCGTGCGCAAAATTCAGGCCTTCGCGTTCCAGTATCACCGAGATGCCGTGCCGGCCCAGGTCGCCGTTCAGGATGATGCTGTCGCCCGCTTTAATTCGGCGGGGATTGCTCTCGATGCCGGCTTCGATCAGGCCGATGCCCGCGGTATTGATGAAGACGCCGTCGCCTTTGCCCTTGTCGACCACTTTGGTGTCGCCGGTCACGATCAAAACACCTGCCTCTTCGGCCGTGCGCTGCATCGACTGCACGATACGCTGGAGGTCTGCCATCGGGAAGCCTTCTTCAATGATCAGCGCGCAGGTCAAATACAAAGGCTTCGCGCCGCTCATCGCCAGGTCGTTCAAGGTGCCGCATACGGCCAGCTTGCCGATGTCGCCGCCGGGAAAAAACAAAGGCTTCACGACATAGGAATCGGTCGTGAAGGCGAGCCTCACACCGTTGATGTCGAATACCGCGCTGTCGTGTTTCTGGTTCAGCAGCGGATTGCTGAAAGCCGGCTGGATCAGGTTGTCCAGCAGTTGCTGCATCAGGCGGCCGCCCCCGCCGTGCGCCATCACGATCCGGTCGTATTGCAGCGGCAAGGGGCAGTTCAGTTCCAGGTCAGACATGAGGATGGATGCGGTAATGGAAATAGGCGGCGCAGGCGCCTTCGGACGAAACCATGGTCGCCCCCAGAGGCTTGTCGGGAGTGCAGCGGACGCCGAACTCGGGGCATTGGGTCGGCTTGATCAGGCCTTGCAATACGTCTCCGCTACGGCAGAGTGGCGATTCCTGGGTAGCGATGCCCGCCACCGGAAACCTCTGTTCGGCGTTCCAGTCGTCGTGGTCGGCGTTTAACGCCAGGCCGCTGCCTGCAATCGGGCCGAGCCCGCGCCAGCTTCTGTCGACCGTATCGAATACCTTCAGCAGCAATTCCTGGGCCGGCAGGTTGCCTTGCTCTTTCACGACCCGGCTGTATTCGTTTTCGACTTCAAAGCGGCCTTCTTCGAGTTGTTGGACGGTCATATACAGCCCTTGCAGCAGGTCGACCGGCTCGAAACCGGTGATCACGATGGGTATCCGGTAGCGTGCCGCAATGGGCAGATATTCGTGGTATCCCATGATCGAGCATACGTGCCCGGCGCCGAGAAAGCCCTGTACCTTATTGCTTGGCGAGTGCAGCAGCGCTTCGATCACCGGCGGCACGCGCACGTGGCAGACCAGCAGCGTGAAGTTTTCGAGGTTCAGTTGTCTGGCCTGATAGGCCGCCAACGCGGTAGCCGGGGCGGTGGTTTCAAAGCCCACGCCGAAAAACACCACCTGCCGGTCCGGGTTTTGCTGCGCCAGGGTCAGCGCATCGAGCGGCGAGTAGACGATCCGTATATCGGCTCCTTGCGCCTTCAGACCGAGCAGATCGCTGGCTGAACCGGGGACGCGCAGCATGTCGCCGAATGAGCAGAATATCACCCCCGGCGCTTGGGCAATCGCCAGCGCCTTGTCGATGTATTCGATCGGGGTCACGCAGACCGGGCAGCCGGGGCCGTGGATCAATTCGATCACTCCGTCCAGCAACTGGTCGATGCCGTACTTCAGCGCGCTATGGGTCTGGCCGCCGCAGACTTCCATGATCTTCCAGGGCCTAGTCGCGGCCGTCTTGATTGCCGCGACCAGTTTTTTGGCGGTTGCAGGGTCGCGGTATTCTTGCAGATATTTCATCGGTCTTCGCCCGCCGCGTCCAGCTCCCGAAAAGCCTGAAGGCTGGCCTTGGCTTCCTCTTCGTCCAGCACCGACAGCGCGAAGCCTGCATGCACGATCACGTAATCGTCGACCTTCGCTTCCGGCACATAGGCGAGGCTGATCTCCCGGCTAACGCCGGAAAAATCGACCCTTCCGGTACGCGCCAAGGGATCGCTTGCGTTTGAAAGACTGATGATGCGTCCGGGAACGGCTAGGCACATAGATTTATCCGATGTATTTTGTCGCATACAGCTGCCCGAGCGCCAGGCCGCCGTCGTTTGGGGGGATGTTTTGATGCCGGAACACCTTGAAGCCGGCGGTTTTTAAGCGTTCGACGGCGGCTTCCACCAGACAGGCATTCTGGAAACAGCCGCCGCTCAAGACGATGGTCTGTTCGCCGGCGCGTTTCGCTACCGCCAGGATCATCTCCGCCAGCGTATTATGGAATTTTTTTGCGATCAATTCAGCATCACGGTTCGGTATGTCGGCTAAAAGTGCTTCGATCGCGTCTTGCCAGTCGATCACCCGAGGCTCGGTTTCGATGATTCGGAAGGGGTAAGCGGCGTCAGATTCGCTTCTCGCCGCGCAGCTTTCCAGCGCCATCGCCGCCTGTCCCTCATATTGGTTAAGGTGGCAAAGCCCCAATAGGCTCGCGACCGCATCGAACAGGCGGCCCGCGCTGGTGGTGCGCGGACAGTTGATTTGTTTCGCCAATACGGGGCTTAGCAACTGCAATTCCGATTCGGTAAAAGGCAGGAAGTTCAGGTCGAATACGCGCTCCTCGTATATCTCGTGCAGCAGGCCCAGCGCGGCGCGCCTCGGTTCCTCGATCGCCTTGCCGCCGCCGGGCAGCGAAAACGGCCGCAGATGCGCATAACGCTCGAAGCCGTGGTCGTGAATCCTCAGGAACTCGCCGCCCCACAAGGTGCCGTCGTCGCCGAGGCCGTTGCCGTCCCAGGCCACGCCGAGCAAGGGCGGCTCCAGGCCGTGCTCGGCCATGCAGGCGAGGATATGCGCGTAATGATGCTGCACTTTTCCGCTTGCCGTCTGCGATTGCCGCATCGCATACTGGCTGCTGCCGTAGCCGTCGTGCAGGTCGCGCATCAACCTTTGCGGATTGATCCGGTAAAACTGCCGAAGGTCGGTCAACGCGGCCTCGAATTGCCGCTGCGAAGCCGCGCAATCGAGATCGCCGATATGCGGGCTCAGAATTATTTGCCGGTCATGGCAGACGGCGACCGTATTTTTTAGATGGCCGCCGACCGCCAGCGCATCGGGCAGCGCCGTTTTCAATAGCACGGGCAGGGGAGCGTAACCTCGGGCGCGGCGCAATACGGTCATTTGACCGCCGATCAGCCGGACGATCGAGTCGTCCAGCGGGCGCAGGATGGGCCGGTCGTGGGTCAGGAAAACATCGGCAATGTCCGCCAGCCGGTCCAGGGCCTGGTCGTTGTCGATGCATATCGGCTCGTTCTGGCGGTTGCCGCTGGTCGCGACGACCGCCGCGCCGAATTCGCGCAGCAGCAAATGATGCAAGGGCGCATAGGCCAGCATCACCCCCAGCAGGTCGGTGCCGGGCGCGACCGCATCGGCAACCTGAGCGCTTTCCCGTCTTCTCTGCAGCACGATCGGCGCGGCCGGCGAGGTCAGGGTTTGTAGTTCTATTGCATTGATAATGCCTAATTGCTTTGCCGCCGCCAAATCGGCCACCATCAGCGCAAAGGGTTTTTGCGGGCGGTGCTTTCTCTGCCGCAGGCGTTCGATTGCGGCCTGATTGGCCGCATCGACCCAGAGCTGAAAGCCGCCGATGCCCTTGACCGCGATGATCTTTCCCTTCCGTAAGTAATCGCTTGCGGTGAGCAAGGCATCATCGCGCTCGGCCAAGCGCTTGCCGGCCGGGTCGAGCAGGCTCAAGACCGGCCCGCAGTTTGGGCAGGCAATCGTTTGCGCGTGAAAGCGCCGGTTGTCGGCAGACCGATATTCGCGTTCGCAGTCCGCGCACATCACGAAGCCGGCCATCGCCGTGCGCTCCCGGTCGTAAGGCAGGCTCTTCTGCATGATGCTGTAACGCGGGCCGCAGTCCGTGCAGCTGGTGAAAGGGTAGCGGTAAAAGCGGCTGTGGGGATTGAATATATCGTTGATGCATTCCGGGCAGGACGCGATGTCGGGTAAGACGAAGGCCGATGAACCGCCTTCGTCGCGGCTCGCTTTGATCTGAAAATCGGGGTAATGGGCCGCAGGCTGCCTGTCGACCGTCAGCGAGACGATGCGGGCCAGAGGCGGCAACTGGCTTTGCAGGCGATCAATAAACTGTTGCTGCAAGAAGGGCTCGCCTTCGATCGCAATCGTCAGCCCTTCGGCGGTATTGGCGGCCCAGCCGTTCTGCCGGCACAGCCCCGCAAGGCGGGCGATAAACGGCCGCATGCCCACGCCCTGGACATAGCCTGTAATCGTAATGACAAGATGCTCGGTAATAATATTGAAACCTGTTGAACTAATAACCGGATATTAATACTATTTAACCGCGATCTTGGATAAAAAATAAATAGCCGTTTTAAAATCAGACCCAGCCAGGCGGTTCCCATGCGACAGTTCATTCAGCGTCTTGCAGCAAAACACGATTTTCGGCCGACGCACTTGCTGGAAATGTTAAGAGCGGTTCAGGCCCGCTACCATCATATTCCGGCCGATGCAGCCGAACTGCTGGCCGAAGTCTTGCGCATACCGCGAACCCGGATCATCGATGCCACCGAATTCTACAGTTTTTTCTCGACTGATCCCAAGGGCCGTTATGAATTGCTGATCAGCGATTCGATCACCGACCATATGCTGGGCAAGCAGGAGTTGATGGCTTATCTGGCGGGTAAACTGGGCGTTGCGGTCGGCGAAGTCCGCAGCGACGGCGTGGTGAGTCTGGACAACACCTCCTGCACCGGCATGTGCGACCAGGGGCCGGCAGGGCTGGTCAACGGTTACGCCTTGACCCGTCTCGACCGGAGCCGGATCGACCAGATCGCCGAACTGATCAACGGGGAAATTTCGCTGGAGGAATGGCCGGCCGAGTTTTTTCAGGTTGAGGATAATATCCGCAGGCCGGGCTTATTGCTGGACAGCCCAATTGCGCCAGGCGAAGCATTGAAGGCGGCACTCGCAAGAGGCTTCAAGGAAACCCTGATAGAAATCGACAAGTCGGGCTTGCGGGGCAGGGGCGGCGCCGGCTTCAAGACCGCAATGAAATGGCGCTTCTGCGCCGAAGAGCCGCAAACCGAACGCTATGTGGTGTGCAATGCGGACGAGGGCGAGCCCGGCACCTTCAAGGACCGGGTGCTGCTGAATTCGTTCGCGGATCAGGTGTTCGAAGGCATGACCCTGTGCGCCGCGATCATCGGCGCGAAGCAGGGTTTTCTGTATTTGCGCGGCGAATATCTGCATCTTTACGACAAACTGCAAGCCATTCTGGCAGAGCGCCGCGCGGCCGGACTGCTCGGGGCGGGAATTTTGGGCGGGGCAGTGGATTTCGACATCGAAATCAGGCTCGGTGCCGGCGCCTATATTTGCGGCGAGGAATCCGCCCTGATCGAATCGCTGGAAGGCAAAAGCGGCATCCCGCGCAACCGTCCGCCGTATCCGGTCACCAGCGGCTATCTTGGAAGGCCCACGGTCGTGAATAATGTCGAAACCTTCTTTGCGGCATCCGCGATTGCGGTCCATGGCGGCGACTGGTTTGCCGCAAGCGGCACCGAAAAATCGCAAGGCAGCAAGATTCTGAGCATCAGCGGCGATTGCGCCAGACCCGGCATTTACGAATACCCGTTCGGCACGACGGTCCGTACCATTCTGGACGACTGCGGCGCGAGCGACGTGCTCGGCGTGCAGGTCGGCGGACCTTCCGGAACCTTCATTTCCGACCAGGAATTCGACCGCAAGCTGGCGTTCGAGGATCTGGCTACCGGCGGCTCGTTCATCGTCTTTAACGGCAACCGCGACATTCTGGCCATCGCACATAATTTCACCCATTTCTTCGCGCATGAAAGCTGCGGTTTCTGTACCCCGTGCCGGGTCGGCACCTCGCTGCTGCGAAATCAGCTCGACAAGATCACAGGCGGCCACGGCTCGGCTGGCGACGTGGTCGCTCTGGAAGAAATTTGCCGCCTGATCAAGACGAACAGCCATTGCGGCCTCGGGCAAACGGCCGCGAACCCGGTGTTGACGACATTGGAACGCTATCCCGAGCTTTATCAAAGCCGCTTGAAGAAAATCAGTTTCGAACCGGGCTTCGATCTTGACGGCGCGCTCGAAACCGCGCGGCGCATGGCGAACCGGAACGATGCGGCGGCGCATTTGCAACAAACGGCGGCAGAACATGAGTAAAACGATCACGATCGACGGCAAGGCCATCCCTTTCACCGAGGGGCAAACGATCATGGAGGCCGCGACCGCGGCGGACGTCTACATTCCGCATCTCTGCCATCATCCGGGCTATACGCCGCACGGCAGTTGCAAACTCTGCAACGTCAGGGTCAACGGCAGAATCTGCTCGGCCTGCACCTTCCCGGCCGCGGAGGGCCAGGATATTCAGAACCATAGCGAGGAGTTGAACGCCGACCGGCGGCGGATCACCCAGATGCTGTTCGTCGAAGGCAATCATCTGTGCCCTGGCTGCGAAAAAACCGGTAACTGCCAGTTGCAGGCGGTCGCCTATCATCTGAACATGCTCGACAATCATTTTCCGCACTTTTATGCGAAGCGGAACATGGATGCCTCGCACCCTGACGTATTGATCGACCACAACCGCTGCATTTTCTGCACGCTGTGCGTGCGCGCCAGCCGGGAAAAAGACGGCAAGGACGTGTTCGCGATCAGCGGTCGGGGCATCAACAAGCATCTGATCGTGAACGCCGAAAGCGGCCTGTTGAAGGACACCGATCTCGAGGCGACCGATCAAGCCGCCACTATCTGCCCGACCGGTGCGATTCTGATCAAACGCACCGGCTACACGGTGCCGATCGGCGAGCGGGTGTATGACCATAGAGAGATCGATGCAGTTAGCTTGGAAGAGGAGAGAGGCGAACATGGCTAATAGAAAAATCCGCGTCGCCACCACCTCGCTGGCGGGCTGCTTCGGCTGCCACATGTCCTTCCTCGACATCGACGAACGCATGCTGCAATTGGCCAAAGTGGTCGAATTCGACCGCTCGCCGATCACTGATATCGAACACTGCACGAATTGCGACATCGGCCTGATCGAAGGCGGCGTCTGCAATTCCGAAAACGTGCATGTGCTGCGCGAGTTCCGCAAGAATTGCAAAATCCTGGTCGCGGTCGGCGCCTGCGCGATCAACGGCGGCTTGCCGGCCTTGCGCAACTTCATCCCGCTGGAAGAATGCCTGCAGGAAGCCTATCTGGACGGCATCGGCGTCGAGAATCCGCAGATTCCGAACGATCCCGAGTTGCCGTTATTGCTGGACAAGGTGCGGCCGGTGCATGAAGTGGTCAAGATCGATTATTTCCTGCCCGGCTGCCCGCCGTCGGCGGATGTGTTCTGGAAATTTCTGACCGATTTGCTGGAAGGGCGCGAGCCGTCGTTGTCTTATGAACTGGTGCATTATGATTAAGCGATCAGAGACGAAACCTGTTTTGACATCGGTGCTGACGTGTCCCGAGTGCGGATTTGAAAAACAGGAAATCATGCCGACCGATTCCTGTATTTATTTTTACCAATGTACGAATTGCCAGGCTTTATTTAAACCTAAGCAGGGCGATTGCTGCGTCTTTTGTTCATACGGAACGGTTGTTTGCCCGCCGAAACAATTGGGCCATACCTGTTGTTCTGGTTAAATTTTAGAGAAGTCTATGTACGAACATTTAGAAACCGCCGAGAACAGCGAAAATCTGAAACGCGTGGTGGTCGATCCGGTCTCGCGCGTCGAAGGCCACGGCAAGGTCACCTTATTGCTCGACGAAAACAACAAGGTCAAGCAGGCGAGGCTGCATATCGTCGAATTCCGCGGTTTCGAGCGCTTCATCCAGGGGCGGCCTTACTGGGAGTTGCCGGTGCTGGTGCAGCGTTTATGCGGCATCTGCCCGGTCAGCCATCATCTGGCGGCCGCGAAGGCGATAGACCAACTGGTCGGCGTCGATCCTGAAAACCTGACGCCGAGCGCGACCAAATTAAGGCGCCTCTTGCATTTCGGCCAGGTCCTGCAGTCGCATGCGCTGCATTTCTTCCATTTATCCAGCCCGGACTTGTTGTTCGGCTTCGAAAGCGACATCGGCAAGCGCAACATCATCGCGGTCTTGAACGCCTATCCCGACATCGGCCTGCAAGGCGTCAAGCTGCGCAAGTACGGGCAGGAAGTGATTCGGATGGTGTCGGGCAAGCGCATTCACGGCACCGGCGCGATCGCCGGCGGCATGAACAAGTCGCTGACCAAGGGCGAGTGCGACACTTTACTGGAAGATGTCGATCAGATGATTCGATGGGCGGCGGATTCGGTCGCGCTGATCAAAAAAGTGCATTGCTCCAGCCTGCCATTTTACGACGAGTTCGCGACGATACGCAGCAATTATCTGGGCCTGATTCAGCCAGGCGGCGCATTGGAACTGTATCACGGCGGCATTCGCGCGAAAAACGCTCAAGGCGAAACGCTTCTGGATCATTTCGATTATTGCCGTTATAACGAAGCTATTCATGAGGAAGTCCGCTCCTGGTCGTACATGAAGTTTCCCTATCTGTTGTCCGTGGGCAAGGAAAGCGGTTGGTACCGCGTCGGACCGTTGGCACGGGTCAATAACTGCGACTTCATCGATACACCGATGGCCGAGGCGGCCCGCCTGGAGTTCAAGGCGCACAGCGGCGAGGCGATGGTGCACAGCACGCTGGCGTTTCACTGGGCGCGCCTGATCGAACTCCTCCATTGCGCCGAAAGCATCAAGATATTGCTGCACGATCCCGACATCATCGGGCACGACCTGGTCACCCAGGGCGAAAAACGCTTCGAAGGCATCGGCGTGATCGAGGCGCCGCGCGGCACGCTGTTTCACCATTACCAGGTCGATGAAAACGACATCGTGACCAAGGCCAATCTGATCGTCTCGACCACCAGCAACAACATGGCGATGAACGAGTCGGTGCGGCAGGTGGCGGCTACGTATCTGTCCGGTCGCGAACTGACCGAGCCGCTGTTGAACAACCTGGAAGTCGCGATACGCGCCTACGATCCGTGTTTGTCCTGCGCGACCCATGCGGTCGGCAAAATGCCGCTCCAGCTTGAGTTGGTCGATGCCGAGGGCCGGCTGGTCGACAAGCTGGTCAAGCACAACGACGGCACCATTGACAGGCATGACTAAGCCCGTTCTGCTGCTGGCCTGCGGCAATCTGAGCCGGGGCGACGACGCATTGGGGCCGCTGCTGCTTGAATATGTCGAGGGGCATGGCGATTTGAGCGAAATCGAGCTGCTGACCGATTTTCAGTTGCAGATCGAACATGCGCTGGACCTGGAAGATCGAAAGCTTGTTCTGTTTGTCGACGCTTCGGTAAGCTGCGCAGGGCCTTTCGAATTGACCGAGCTTGAACCGGCGCAGGATAACAGTTACACGACCCATGCGATGAGCCCGGCGGCGGTGATGGCGGTTTACCGATCGATCAAAAAACAGCCGCCGCCTCCGTGTTTTCTGCTCGGCATCAAGGGCGAGTCGTTCGAACTGGGCGAGGAATTGAGCGAAAATGCCGGGAAAAATCTGCAACAGGCTTGCCGGTTTGCCTTGAGTCTGTTGAGTCATACCGATGTTGCGGTCTGGCGGCAACAAGCCGATAGCAGGCACCCTCTCGCCGGACGGGGCATGTTGCCCCGTCCGCAGGATTTGATGGATGCTTAGGCGTATCGGCATCGTAAAAACGATGAGAGACGGAATTGCAAATCCCGTCCCGAGAGTTACGGCCATCCCCGTGAAAATCGATAAGCGAGTGGTGGGAGCGACGCCCACGTCGCGACTAAAGCCTCCTGTCGCGACGTGGGCGTCGCTCCCACGGGTGATTTTTTTTGGAAGCAGTCGTCATGCATGAACTTTCATTGCTCGAAAACGTGCGCGAAATTCTCGAAAGCCACGCGCAGAGCCAGAACTTCGCCAAAGTCACGCGGGTGACTCTGGAAATCGGCAAACTGTCCTGCGTCGAACCGGAAGCGCTGCGCTTCGGCTTCGATGTGGTCATGCAAGGCTCGTTGGCCGAAGGCGCCGAACTGGTGATCACCGAAGCGAGCGGCATTGGGCTGTGCCGGCAATGCGGGCGCCAGTCGGTCATCGAAACGTTATACGATCCCTGCGCCGAGTGCGGCTGCCCTTATGTGGACGTCGTCCAGGGCGCGGAGATGAAAATTAAAGATTTGATAGTCATTTAGTTGCGGAATCATTATGTGCGGAATATGCGGTTGCGGCTCCACTGAGCCCAAACAGACTCACCGATTCGTGTTGAGCCAGGGTCACCACCACCATCAACATGACCATAGCCATGACGAGCCCGACGCCGGCCGCCTGGTCAGGATCGAGCAGGAATTGCTCGGCAAGAACAATGCCTACGCGATGCAAAACCGGGCGTACTTCAAGGAACACAATATTTTTGTGTTGAACCTGGTTTCCAGCCCCGGCGCCGGCAAAACGACCCTGCTGGTCGAAACGATCAAGACCTTGAAAGATCGGATTCCGATTGCGGTGATCGAAGGCGACCAGCAGACCGAACACGATGCCGACCGCATCCGCGCCACCGGCACGCCGGCGGTGCAGATCAATACCGGCCGCGCCTGCCATCTCGATGCGCACGGCATCGGCCATGCGGTGATGGATCTGGGCGCGCAGGACAACAGCCTGCTCGCGATCGAAAATGTCGGCAATCTGGTCTGCCCGTCTTCGTTCGACCTGGGCGAGGCGCACAAGGTCGTGGTGCTGTCGGTGACCGAAGGCGACGACAAGCCGCTGAAATACCCGGACATGTTTCATGCCGCCGATCTGATGCTGATCAACAAGACCGATTTATTGCCGTATGTCGATTTCGACATCGAGCGCTGTATCGATTACGCGCGGCGGGTCAATCCGGATATCCAGATCATCCGGCTGTCATCGACCCAGGGCGAAAACTTTTCGGCCTGGACGGATTGGCTGTTGGCTCAGATGCAGGCGCTTGCCTAAAATGCCGATGAACACGATCCATTCAGACTATCCGGACAGAAAAAACGACGTGATTTGTCACTGTAGCGGAACGACTACACAGCAAATCATCAAACTTATCGACAATGGGGTCGACAATCTGGAAAGAATTTCGAGAATTACCGGGGCTAGTGCAGGCTGCGGGGCTTGTGAAACGGTAATACTGGAGTTGCTGACTGAATACCCTGGATTTAAAGCGGAATCAAATTCGCTTGCTGGACCCAAGATGTCTCTATAGCAAGTAACAAGTGGCCAAGATGAAGCTTGTTGCATTATTCCACAAACCGTAGGGAGGTGCTCTTTCAAGTCATGATAGATGGCTGAAATATCTATCTTCTGGGTCGTCGATGCCCCCTTTCTTAAAGCCTGCAAAACTGGGGGCTAA
This window harbors:
- a CDS encoding HypC/HybG/HupF family hydrogenase formation chaperone, which produces MCLAVPGRIISLSNASDPLARTGRVDFSGVSREISLAYVPEAKVDDYVIVHAGFALSVLDEEEAKASLQAFRELDAAGEDR
- the hypF gene encoding carbamoyltransferase HypF gives rise to the protein MSSTGFNIITEHLVITITGYVQGVGMRPFIARLAGLCRQNGWAANTAEGLTIAIEGEPFLQQQFIDRLQSQLPPLARIVSLTVDRQPAAHYPDFQIKASRDEGGSSAFVLPDIASCPECINDIFNPHSRFYRYPFTSCTDCGPRYSIMQKSLPYDRERTAMAGFVMCADCEREYRSADNRRFHAQTIACPNCGPVLSLLDPAGKRLAERDDALLTASDYLRKGKIIAVKGIGGFQLWVDAANQAAIERLRQRKHRPQKPFALMVADLAAAKQLGIINAIELQTLTSPAAPIVLQRRRESAQVADAVAPGTDLLGVMLAYAPLHHLLLREFGAAVVATSGNRQNEPICIDNDQALDRLADIADVFLTHDRPILRPLDDSIVRLIGGQMTVLRRARGYAPLPVLLKTALPDALAVGGHLKNTVAVCHDRQIILSPHIGDLDCAASQRQFEAALTDLRQFYRINPQRLMRDLHDGYGSSQYAMRQSQTASGKVQHHYAHILACMAEHGLEPPLLGVAWDGNGLGDDGTLWGGEFLRIHDHGFERYAHLRPFSLPGGGKAIEEPRRAALGLLHEIYEERVFDLNFLPFTESELQLLSPVLAKQINCPRTTSAGRLFDAVASLLGLCHLNQYEGQAAMALESCAARSESDAAYPFRIIETEPRVIDWQDAIEALLADIPNRDAELIAKKFHNTLAEMILAVAKRAGEQTIVLSGGCFQNACLVEAAVERLKTAGFKVFRHQNIPPNDGGLALGQLYATKYIG
- the hypD gene encoding hydrogenase formation protein HypD, whose translation is MKYLQEYRDPATAKKLVAAIKTAATRPWKIMEVCGGQTHSALKYGIDQLLDGVIELIHGPGCPVCVTPIEYIDKALAIAQAPGVIFCSFGDMLRVPGSASDLLGLKAQGADIRIVYSPLDALTLAQQNPDRQVVFFGVGFETTAPATALAAYQARQLNLENFTLLVCHVRVPPVIEALLHSPSNKVQGFLGAGHVCSIMGYHEYLPIAARYRIPIVITGFEPVDLLQGLYMTVQQLEEGRFEVENEYSRVVKEQGNLPAQELLLKVFDTVDRSWRGLGPIAGSGLALNADHDDWNAEQRFPVAGIATQESPLCRSGDVLQGLIKPTQCPEFGVRCTPDKPLGATMVSSEGACAAYFHYRIHPHV
- a CDS encoding NADP oxidoreductase → MANRKIRVATTSLAGCFGCHMSFLDIDERMLQLAKVVEFDRSPITDIEHCTNCDIGLIEGGVCNSENVHVLREFRKNCKILVAVGACAINGGLPALRNFIPLEECLQEAYLDGIGVENPQIPNDPELPLLLDKVRPVHEVVKIDYFLPGCPPSADVFWKFLTDLLEGREPSLSYELVHYD
- a CDS encoding 2Fe-2S iron-sulfur cluster-binding protein; its protein translation is MSKTITIDGKAIPFTEGQTIMEAATAADVYIPHLCHHPGYTPHGSCKLCNVRVNGRICSACTFPAAEGQDIQNHSEELNADRRRITQMLFVEGNHLCPGCEKTGNCQLQAVAYHLNMLDNHFPHFYAKRNMDASHPDVLIDHNRCIFCTLCVRASREKDGKDVFAISGRGINKHLIVNAESGLLKDTDLEATDQAATICPTGAILIKRTGYTVPIGERVYDHREIDAVSLEEERGEHG
- the hypE gene encoding hydrogenase expression/formation protein HypE — encoded protein: MSDLELNCPLPLQYDRIVMAHGGGGRLMQQLLDNLIQPAFSNPLLNQKHDSAVFDINGVRLAFTTDSYVVKPLFFPGGDIGKLAVCGTLNDLAMSGAKPLYLTCALIIEEGFPMADLQRIVQSMQRTAEEAGVLIVTGDTKVVDKGKGDGVFINTAGIGLIEAGIESNPRRIKAGDSIILNGDLGRHGISVILEREGLNFAHEIESDCADLSGLVEDLLASGIEIHCMRDLTRGGLAAALIELAATARQHIEIREAMLPVNSNVKSACEILGFDPVYIANEGAFIAFVPEEQTEQTLSVLRRHPLGRQASRIGQVKAAHPRGTVTLENVMGVSRVLDLFSGEQLPRIC
- a CDS encoding NAD(P)H-dependent oxidoreductase subunit E, whose protein sequence is MRQFIQRLAAKHDFRPTHLLEMLRAVQARYHHIPADAAELLAEVLRIPRTRIIDATEFYSFFSTDPKGRYELLISDSITDHMLGKQELMAYLAGKLGVAVGEVRSDGVVSLDNTSCTGMCDQGPAGLVNGYALTRLDRSRIDQIAELINGEISLEEWPAEFFQVEDNIRRPGLLLDSPIAPGEALKAALARGFKETLIEIDKSGLRGRGGAGFKTAMKWRFCAEEPQTERYVVCNADEGEPGTFKDRVLLNSFADQVFEGMTLCAAIIGAKQGFLYLRGEYLHLYDKLQAILAERRAAGLLGAGILGGAVDFDIEIRLGAGAYICGEESALIESLEGKSGIPRNRPPYPVTSGYLGRPTVVNNVETFFAASAIAVHGGDWFAASGTEKSQGSKILSISGDCARPGIYEYPFGTTVRTILDDCGASDVLGVQVGGPSGTFISDQEFDRKLAFEDLATGGSFIVFNGNRDILAIAHNFTHFFAHESCGFCTPCRVGTSLLRNQLDKITGGHGSAGDVVALEEICRLIKTNSHCGLGQTAANPVLTTLERYPELYQSRLKKISFEPGFDLDGALETARRMANRNDAAAHLQQTAAEHE
- a CDS encoding GDCCVxC domain-containing (seleno)protein; amino-acid sequence: MIKRSETKPVLTSVLTCPECGFEKQEIMPTDSCIYFYQCTNCQALFKPKQGDCCVFCSYGTVVCPPKQLGHTCCSG